A single genomic interval of Camelina sativa cultivar DH55 chromosome 11, Cs, whole genome shotgun sequence harbors:
- the LOC104728130 gene encoding uncharacterized protein LOC104728130 yields the protein MRCVTSVRYKVLINGQPHGFILPSRGLRQGDPLSPYLFILCTEVLIANLRKAEQLKLITGIKVSTARPAVSHLLFADDSLFFCRAMKEQCEAVLEILRQYERVSGQQINFQKSSVQFGHKVAVELRDELKGVLGITNLGGMNTYLGIPESLGGSKTKVFSFVQDRLQKRTGGWPARLLSRRGKEVMIKSVATAVPTFFMSCFRLPKTVTRKLTSAVSNFWWSASGDTRGLHWIAWDKLCVDKVDGGLAPDSLFSKVFKGRYYRHSNPLDPIKSYSRSYGWRSLVSARSLVNKGLIKRVGSGNSILVWYDPWIPAQSPRPALRSGSPIDPKLRVETFIDRSSQSWDLALLSASFEPEDVAIISALPVGKPDSPDILGWHLTKTGLYTVKSGYKVLRQNQAASTPTFGPSIIPLQAFVWQIRCLPKLRHFLWQAITGCMATTSNLRRRGMSCDSECGCCGGSEETINHALFLCPPARQVWALSSFPTSPGCFPSESVYANMDYLFWRFQQNPSADYYPWILWYIWKARNDKKFSNLDSNPLAILQMAEEEAKLWISAQADTVGIPSTDGPHSTIGHVPVVKATANIYRTSYRCFVDGSWKITDQYTCRGWYCTSPEGDFPIMGASNLRRSLSPLHAEVEALIWAMRCMIGADIENVVFHTDCSDLVKMVSSPSEWPAFKTYLDEIVADKEKFLSFALVHVSRTQNGNADKLARHARIESHLVTYVNVFPNNWLV from the exons ATGCGGTGTGTGACATCTGTCCGATATAAAGTATTAATAAACGGTCAACCACATGGGTTTATACTCCCCTCTAGAGGGCTTCGACAGGGAGATCCCTTGTCACCctatctttttattctttgtacTGAGGTTCTCATCGCAAATCTCCGCAAGGCAGAGCAGTTAAAACTCATCACGGGTATCAAGGTGTCGACTGCTCGTCCCGCGGTCTCTCACTTACTATTCGCAGACGatagtcttttcttttgtcgTGCTATGAAAGAACAGTGTGAGGCTGTCTTAGAGATCCTTCGCCAGTATGAACGGGTTTCTGGACAGCAAATAAACTTCCAGAAATCTTCGGTTCAATTTGGACACAAAGTTGCTGTAGAATTACGGGATGAACTAAAAGGAGTATTGGGGATCACCAACCTAGGTGGAATGAATACttatttgggtattcctgagAGCCTGGGAGGCTCAAAAACAAAGGTTTTCTCCTTTGTTCAGGATCGATTGCAGAAACGGACAGGTGGATGGCCTGCCCGGCTACTGTCCAGGCGTGGGAAAGAGGTTATGATCAAATCAGTAGCAACTGCTGTTCCTACCTTTTTCATGTCCTGTTTCCGCCTTCCGAAAACAGTCACACGAAAACTCACAAGTGCGGtctcaaatttttggtggagtgcTTCTGGAGATACACGAGGACTACATTGGATAGCCTGGGATAAGTTATGTGTTGATAAGGTTGATGGTGGTCTGG CTCCAGACTCTTTAttttcaaaggtttttaaaGGACGGTACTACAGGCATTCCAACCCTTTGGACCCTATCAAATCTTACTCGCGGTCTTATGGATGGCGGAGTTTGGtatctgctcgctctctggtaaacaaaggactcattaaacgggtaggatcCGGTAATTCCATTCTAGTATGGTATGATCCCTGGATccctgctcaatccccgagaccagcattgCGTTCGGGATCGCCAATTGATCCCAAGCTTAGAGTTGAAACTTTTATTGACAGGAGTTCACAATCCTGGGATTTGGCCTTACTCTCGGCCTCTTTTGAGCCGGAGGATGTTGCCATTATTTCTGCTTTACCTGTTGGTAAACCAGATTCACCGGATATATTGGGTTGGCATTTGACAAAAACTGGTCTGTACACCGTTAAATCTGGGTATAAAGTTTTGCGTCAAAATCAGGCGGCCTCGACGCCTACTTTTGGCCCTAGCATTATTCCTCTACAGGCTTTTGTCTGGCAGATTCGGTGTCTACCAAAACTCAGACATTTTCTATGGCAAGCGATCACGGGTTGTATGGCGACAACATCTAATTTGCGGCGACGTGGTATGTCATGTGATTCTGAATGCGGTTGTTGTGGTGGTTCTGAGGAGACAATCAATCATGCTTTATTTTTATGCCCTCCGGCCAGGCAGGTTTGGGCTCTATCCTCCTTCCCGACATCACCGGGCTGTTTCCCTTCAGAATCTGTCTATGCAAACATGGATTACTTATTCTGGAGATTTCAGCAGAATCCTTCAGCGGATTATTATCCCTGGATTCtatggtacatttggaaggctAGAAATGACAAAAAATTTAGCAATTTGGACTCCAATCCGTTAGCAATTTTACAGATGGCGGAGGAGGAAGCTAAACTTTGGATTTCGGCACAAGCAGACACAGTAGGGATCCCGTCCACGGATGGGCCTCATTCCACTATCGGTCATGTGCCTGTGGTAAAGGCTACGGCCAACATATATAGAACCAGTTACCGATGCTTtgtggatggatcttggaagaTAACTGACCAATATACATGCCGAGGATGGTACTGCACTTCCCCTGAGGGGGACTTCCCCATTATGGGTGCGTCCAACCTTCGTCGCAGCTTGTCACCTCTccatgcagaagtggaagctCTAATCTGGGCAATGCGTTGTATGATTGGTGCGGATATTGAGAATGTGGTTTTCCATACAGACTGTTCTGatctggtgaagatggtgtcttcgccgtCCGAGTGGCCTGCCTTCAAAACGTATTTGGATGAGATCGTGGCGGACAAGGAAAAGTTCTTATCTTTTGCGCTAGTTCACGTCTCCAGAACACAGAATGGTAATGCTGACAAGCTAGCACGACATGCTAGAATAGAGTCACATCTAGTTACCTATGTAAACGTTTTTCCTaacaattggctcgtttga